A window of Rufibacter sp. LB8 contains these coding sequences:
- a CDS encoding T9SS type A sorting domain-containing protein: MQYLSLRFFQKQSLVFFWLTVFIIIGSFSAVEAQQPPGTLDLTFNPNDLGLGDGLAGGSVNTSAVQADGKILIGGSFTFYNGISRNRIARLNIDGSIDNSFNPGAGVVDGGILILSIQPDGKILIGGDFSSYNGISRKHIARLNVDGSLDNSFNSGIGPNDAIFNETLIRTLVVQPDGKILIGGEFTTFNGEMHKRIVRLNIDGSLDNSFETGSGVEDGQLLSIAIQPDGKILIGGQFTSYNGTACNRIIRLNPNGSQDHSFNAINVGSYIYTIVLQPDGKILVGGGGGINIVRLHSDGTRDTSFNDRTMWISVLTIGLQLDGKIVVSMNLTFDEGDIPNVITRLNADGTPDVTFNIEGDGVDNFVNTVSFQPDGKIFIGGQFTSYNRKERKYGTRLNSDGSLDINFNPQTGANNTVTTLSVQEDGKILLGGDFTSYEDISRNRIARLNADGTLDTSFDPGIGPNYYVNFLLKQPDNKILIGGHFTSYNSTSRNHIARLNADGTLDTSFDPGVGTNGPIYNMIVQPDNKIIVSGSFTSYDGITRNRIARLHSNGSLDTGFNPGTGANDEIKALVVQPNGKVLIGGSFTSFNSTGRNRVARLNANGSLDTSFDPGSGFNAEIKALILGPDGKVIVGGSFTSFNGTGRNRIARLNANGSLDTSFDPGSGTNGFINTLVIQTNGKIIIAGNFGIYNGMARSKIARLGPNGSPDASFYTDQGPNSDVNTLALQPDGKILVGGYFTSYDRRGRNRVARIFGGETTFTWMGPFSNTWGVTNNWNDSRNWSSYTVPTSADDVVIPAGRLLYPVLSSSVALGIASVKNLTVEAGASLTITSGNLSLFGNFINSGIFSHTNGLVSFTGATTQTVSGSSSTIFRNLTIGSQGLSLNSAAGLKGILTLTGNLTTNGNPFTVISDASGTGMVVNSGGVVNGTVTVQRRIHASANGGRGYRHYASPVVNTTVADLATAGFTPIVNPAYNALPTPPISFYTAVTYPTIFAYEESRLSSDFPGFGIGWASPSSLSSVLTPGRGYSVNIPATATVDLNGTLNNGPVSVSLSRGPVAESGWHLLGNPYPSPITWSNITLPANVGNAVYAFRTSGGSNGSYAYYVNGVGNLTNGTIPMMQGFFVRASGPATFTFTNAARLKEYANPSFRTGTTRPLLELHLSAADGQRDEAFFYLEEGATLGVDGGYDAFKVQDNYGGQPTLYSFAASEKLSVTGLPPMQGQAMIVPLGLKTSQVGQHTFKAVKLLNFEEETHVILEDKSLGILKNLTREPEYSFTPSANDQSRFVLHFQNARLTSLHDLEREATVVIYPNPTSTGSLRISLEKAKGKKLMASLYSSVGKLVSYQETEIKGGTVQSQISTQGLPAGMYLLKLSNGLSETTRKVIVQ, from the coding sequence ATGCAATATCTATCACTACGATTTTTTCAAAAACAATCACTTGTATTTTTTTGGCTAACAGTCTTCATAATCATAGGTTCATTTTCTGCTGTCGAAGCCCAGCAGCCTCCAGGAACATTGGACTTAACATTTAATCCCAATGATCTTGGTCTTGGTGATGGTTTAGCCGGAGGCAGCGTAAATACATCAGCCGTTCAGGCAGATGGAAAAATTCTTATCGGAGGGTCGTTCACCTTTTATAATGGCATCAGCCGTAATCGTATTGCGCGATTAAACATAGACGGTTCCATTGACAATAGCTTTAACCCCGGTGCTGGAGTAGTAGATGGTGGAATTCTAATTCTATCAATACAGCCAGATGGAAAAATCCTAATCGGCGGAGATTTCTCTTCATATAATGGCATCAGCCGCAAACACATTGCGCGTTTGAATGTAGATGGCTCCCTGGACAATTCTTTTAATTCTGGCATAGGTCCTAATGATGCCATTTTTAATGAAACACTTATAAGAACCTTAGTTGTGCAGCCCGATGGTAAGATTTTAATTGGAGGTGAATTTACTACTTTTAACGGGGAAATGCATAAGCGCATTGTTCGCCTGAATATTGATGGCTCATTAGATAATAGCTTTGAGACTGGCTCTGGTGTAGAAGACGGTCAGCTTTTATCAATAGCGATACAACCTGATGGCAAAATCCTTATTGGTGGTCAGTTCACCTCATATAATGGCACTGCATGTAACCGTATTATCCGACTTAATCCTAATGGCTCCCAAGACCACTCATTCAATGCAATTAATGTGGGAAGTTATATATATACAATAGTTCTACAGCCCGATGGCAAAATTTTAGTTGGAGGAGGAGGGGGAATAAATATAGTTCGTCTACACTCTGATGGCACTAGAGATACCAGCTTTAATGATCGAACTATGTGGATTAGTGTTCTAACCATAGGACTACAACTAGATGGAAAAATTGTAGTCAGCATGAATTTAACCTTTGATGAAGGCGATATCCCTAATGTAATTACTAGACTAAATGCTGATGGCACTCCTGATGTAACCTTTAATATTGAAGGGGATGGAGTAGACAATTTTGTAAACACTGTTTCATTTCAGCCAGATGGCAAGATTTTCATTGGAGGGCAATTCACTTCTTATAACCGAAAGGAACGCAAATACGGCACTCGTTTAAACTCTGATGGATCTTTAGACATTAATTTTAATCCTCAGACCGGTGCCAATAATACTGTAACAACCCTTTCAGTGCAGGAAGACGGCAAAATACTTCTAGGCGGTGATTTCACATCCTACGAAGACATAAGCCGGAACCGGATCGCACGTCTCAACGCAGACGGTACTTTGGATACATCATTCGACCCAGGAATAGGTCCAAATTATTATGTTAATTTCCTATTAAAACAGCCTGATAATAAAATACTAATAGGCGGACATTTTACTTCTTACAATAGTACGAGCCGTAACCACATCGCCCGTCTGAACGCAGACGGCACACTGGACACATCCTTCGACCCAGGGGTAGGAACTAATGGCCCAATCTACAACATGATTGTGCAGCCAGATAACAAGATAATTGTAAGTGGTTCATTTACTTCCTATGATGGAATAACTCGGAACCGCATAGCTCGTTTACATTCTAACGGCTCTTTAGACACTGGTTTTAATCCAGGCACTGGAGCTAATGATGAAATAAAAGCCCTAGTGGTGCAGCCTAATGGCAAGGTACTAATAGGCGGCTCATTCACATCCTTCAACAGCACGGGCCGCAACCGAGTCGCCCGCCTCAATGCAAATGGCTCCTTGGACACCTCCTTCGACCCTGGCTCAGGATTTAATGCTGAAATTAAAGCATTGATATTAGGGCCTGACGGTAAGGTGATTGTAGGCGGCTCATTCACATCCTTCAACGGCACGGGCCGCAACCGAATCGCCCGCCTCAATGCAAATGGTTCTTTAGATACCTCCTTCGATCCAGGCTCCGGAACCAATGGTTTTATTAATACCTTGGTGATACAGACCAACGGGAAAATCATCATAGCCGGTAATTTTGGCATCTACAACGGCATGGCACGCAGCAAAATTGCCCGCTTGGGCCCAAACGGCTCCCCAGACGCATCCTTCTACACCGACCAAGGCCCTAATAGTGATGTTAATACTCTAGCTCTGCAGCCTGACGGAAAAATACTTGTAGGCGGGTATTTCACCTCTTATGACCGCAGGGGCCGCAACCGCGTCGCTCGTATTTTCGGAGGAGAAACTACATTTACTTGGATGGGGCCCTTTTCCAACACTTGGGGAGTAACCAACAACTGGAATGACTCCCGCAACTGGAGTAGCTATACAGTTCCCACCTCTGCGGACGATGTGGTAATTCCTGCTGGGCGTTTACTTTACCCAGTTTTATCTTCGAGCGTCGCATTGGGCATCGCTTCGGTTAAGAACCTGACAGTGGAAGCGGGTGCCAGTCTAACCATAACAAGCGGCAACCTTTCTCTCTTCGGCAATTTTATCAATAGCGGAATATTTTCTCACACAAATGGCTTAGTCTCGTTCACGGGTGCCACCACACAGACTGTTTCGGGCAGCTCTTCCACCATTTTCCGTAACTTGACCATAGGCAGCCAGGGCCTAAGCTTGAATTCAGCGGCAGGTTTAAAAGGCATTCTTACCCTCACGGGCAATTTAACTACCAATGGCAACCCGTTCACTGTCATTTCTGATGCCTCGGGCACGGGCATGGTGGTGAACAGCGGGGGCGTAGTAAACGGAACGGTCACTGTGCAAAGGCGCATTCATGCGTCTGCCAACGGCGGAAGAGGCTACCGGCATTATGCATCGCCGGTGGTCAACACTACGGTGGCAGACTTAGCCACGGCGGGTTTTACTCCCATTGTGAACCCAGCGTACAACGCATTGCCCACACCGCCCATTAGTTTCTACACCGCGGTTACCTACCCTACTATTTTCGCCTATGAAGAGAGTCGCCTCAGTTCAGATTTCCCTGGCTTTGGTATTGGCTGGGCTTCGCCCTCTTCCCTTTCCTCCGTCCTTACCCCCGGCAGAGGCTACAGTGTAAACATACCCGCAACTGCTACTGTAGATTTAAACGGCACCTTAAACAACGGGCCTGTCAGTGTGAGCCTAAGCCGCGGCCCAGTGGCTGAGTCAGGATGGCACTTACTAGGTAATCCTTACCCTTCCCCTATCACTTGGAGCAACATTACCTTGCCAGCGAACGTGGGTAATGCGGTGTACGCGTTCCGAACCTCTGGGGGCTCTAACGGTTCATATGCTTACTATGTCAACGGGGTGGGTAACCTCACCAACGGCACCATCCCCATGATGCAGGGCTTCTTTGTGAGAGCGTCTGGTCCAGCCACTTTCACCTTCACCAACGCCGCCCGTTTAAAAGAGTATGCAAACCCCTCTTTCCGTACGGGCACCACCAGGCCACTGTTAGAACTGCACCTGTCAGCGGCAGACGGCCAGCGTGACGAAGCGTTTTTCTATCTGGAAGAAGGAGCCACACTAGGCGTTGACGGGGGCTATGACGCTTTCAAGGTGCAGGACAATTACGGAGGGCAGCCTACCCTTTATTCTTTTGCGGCCTCTGAGAAATTATCTGTGACCGGGCTGCCACCCATGCAGGGGCAAGCTATGATAGTGCCGCTTGGCCTAAAGACCAGCCAAGTGGGGCAGCACACATTCAAGGCAGTCAAGTTGCTAAATTTTGAAGAGGAGACCCACGTGATTCTGGAGGACAAATCATTGGGCATCTTAAAAAACCTTACTCGTGAGCCTGAATATTCTTTCACCCCCTCAGCTAATGACCAAAGTAGGTTTGTGCTTCACTTTCAAAATGCTAGGCTTACCAGTTTACATGACCTTGAGCGGGAGGCAACAGTGG